The region GACATGCGTCGAGAGCTGCAGAGGcaggagtgggagagggaggaagaggaggctaTGAAGAGGCCTGTTGGACCGCTCCACTTCGAGGATATCAAGGGACAAGGTTACTGTTCAAGCATAGCATTAGCCTTTCTAAAACGTTTCTGCACACATTTGAAATTAAGGGATTTGGTCTGTAAGTCTTGTGCACTAAGAAAGCATTTCGTCTGTTTGATCCTCTCAGAGGCTCGGGAGCTCGGCGTGGGTTACTTTGCGTTCTCTCAGGATGAAGAGCAGCgcagaaagcagagagaaactCTGGACATGCTCAGAGACCAGGTGAGCTGCTGatataaacacagaaatatttatttaagtgTGTGCATTTGCCTTGATAACCAATCCCCCCACACTACACGAATACTCTCACATGTTTGTACATTAAACACATATATCCACACTGCACTGGACTGATGGACATATTGTCCATATGCATCTTTGCTATGTCTCATGTTTTGCTTAGTACATCACAACTTTCTCCAGCTTTGGCAATGCTGCTACACACTTGCGCACTTTTTATATTTGATGACCAAAAGCTATTTTGGGTCTGAACAGATGATTAATTCCCCTTTCAGTTTTTGCtcagtctttgtttctctcttacATCTGTCCTGTCCTTCCAGACAACAGAGCAGCGCACTAAGAGGGAACAACTGAAGGAGAAGAGGCAGAGCATCCTGCAGGCCCGACTGGCCAAGTTgaggcagaggaagatgaagaaggcCAAGCTGGATGGCACTGAGGACGAGCTGAGAACGGAGGAGCATGAAGGTTAGAATCCACACACCCACCTCTATGAGCTGTTGATCGGTTTTATATTATGGAGTCGGAgctgtttgtgtaaaaagtctgtttttatgctGCAGTTCACTGATCACATGAATGTTAATGAAGGATTGCTGTGAATTGTTTGTCCtagcagaggaggggggaggtgaaTTAATAGGACCCTCGCCTCCTCCAGAGGACTCCCCGGAGGTCAGCACAGTGAAGAAAGTGGAAGTGGAGATCCAGGAAAGGAAGGACACCAAACCAGGAGTTCCTCATGTCAGAGAATGGGACAGAGGCAAAGGTAAGCCTCATTATTCTCTACTATGGGCTGTAGTGCTGTTTAGGTGTCATGCATTTTTTCTGCAGTAAATGTAGGTGCTTCCTCTTCACTCTTTTTGGCAAATCACAATGTGGCAAGTAAAGTTATAGGTTATAGGTTGTAGTTGTAGGTATAGATAGGTAGAGGTtagtctctctctgctctttttgtgGGCCTTTGTTGTGGAGTTGTGTCAACTTCTTTAACACCAcccttttactttttcttccaGAGTTTATGTTTAGTGAGTGGAAAACTCGGCGTCGCGATGAGCGAGAATCAGAATTTGCACCTCCCTCTGCGTACTTTGCTGAGGGGAAGATACAAAAACCAGAGAAGAATAAAACTCAGGAGAATAAATCCAAGATGTCTTTCAAGTGGACCAAAGGCTCAGGAGGAATCTCTGAGAGCAAGGAGGAACCACAACCTCAGCCTAAAACTGCTCCTTCACCTCCTCAACCTCAACAGAGTCCTCCAACTCCTTCACAAGCACAGACCACATCGCAGTCGTCGCCTTCAGATCGGCCAGCAGATTCAGCTCCTGCGTCTGCTCCCCCTTTAAACCCCCAGTATCcccctcctccatttccttctcAGTTTGCTGGACCACCTCACCTGCTTCCTCCGTTTCCCCAACAGTATCCCCCCCAGTATCCCCCCCAGTATCCCCCCCAGTATCCCCCCCAGTATCCACCCCAGTACCCCCCCCACTATCCCCCTCAGTATTCACCCCAGTACCCCCCCCAGTATCCACCCCAGTACCCCCCCCACTATCCCCCTCAGCTGCAGAGCCAGTCTCAGCCTCAGCCGCCCCCCCAGCCTGCAGACTCCAGCCAGGCCCAGCGGCCTGCACAGAGTCTAGACGACATGTTGTCCTTCTACAGGAACACTTCTTGATCTCTAAAACATCATGTTTGATGTGGAGTTGGTTCATATTTTGCAAATACTGTTGAAGAAATCACAGAAACAGAACACAACGTAATAAATATCAGGAATTTAACTGGACTGACTTTGcttttttgtcattgtcataAACACTCTTTATTTAAGTTAAACTCTGATACATATAAAACCTCCACCTCATGAAGCATTTGAGTAATGGCAAAGGGCGTAATATGAGATGGTTGCACCTGTTTGAAGTCTGGACACTTGAGTTGTAGTATGAAATTATCCACAAGATGGTACTGTACACCATGTTGAGAAAATCTCTGCACGTGACCAAACTGCGGTGATCTCTTAACtgtcgattaatctgctgattctTTTCCCCaagaaatgattaattgaaGTCTGAAGAGTGAAAAGATGACTATGAGTCCctgatgacatcttcaaatgtcttgatTTGTTAttccaactgtccaaaacctaaagatattcagttcattatcacataagagaaagaaaagcagcaaatcttcacaacTGAGAATGTTTGATTATCAAAAAGATGCTGATTGTCTATTTCTATCGTCTAAACGTTATAGGAATTCTACATATAAGTGTTTTTTACAGTGCAAATActttaaagatttaaatatcaaaatctgTTAAATCATGGCAGCAATTGAAGTTGTGTATGAGTGATTTTACTGCTGAAGTGTAAGCCATCAATAACCTGAACTGAACCTCCTCGTTGCTGCTCCTTCTGGACACATCCTGGTGTTCTgcatcacctcctccttctgtcctccATCAGATCTGTGCCTGTTCCAGTCCCTGTGTATAAATGAGCTGGCGAGTCTCAAACTGTAACAATTTCAGTTCCCAAATCCAGGAAAGAGATGGAAACTTTAATGCAGTTTGAATTATTTGAGATCCTTCTCACACGCCGCTCACAATGTAATCAAAGTGACATCCAAATAATGTAAGTGGGATAATTAATGCCAGAGAGGAACACATTTATCCTCTGCTACGTACCCCAAACTCAAAGGTTTatgcctctgctgctggtgaaatgaatcatttaaaagaGCGTTGTGTAATCTAACAGTAGAGGATGATTTAATAACTTCTCCGAGTCTCATACTGTTACGAATGTAGCCTCACTGCATATCACAGCAATGAGACTGTGTGATGTGATTCAGAAGGCTGAATGTCACAAGTTTTTAATTAATGCTAACAAAATAGTAGCCTCCTACTGCTAATACATACAGCTAATTCAGACATGTAATCCTAAATTACAAAGGACAATATTTCTACTCGTAGATTATGTTGGTTTACATGTGTTGAAATGTGATACAGACGCGGCCAATTGTCTGACTCCGACCTCCGCCCCTGTCCTGGTCCACAGGAGCCATCTGAGACCTGTAACACGTCAGGAAACAAGAGGGGAAGTTTTCAGAGCAGTTGATAGTTGCCAGTGGTTTGATTAATAAGAGCTGGAACAAGAACTTGACCACAGATCAAAGACCAAATCACACCATTACCCTCTTCATTAGATGTTTGGCTTGAGTTCTGGTtcacttgtttcctctctcaggCAGGAGAATAGGTAGTTTGGCTCTTGGCATGTTTTTTGGATCTCCTGTATGAAGAGGTGGTTCTCTTCCTGGTGTGCTGGATTGTTGACCCCACTGTGACCTAAAACACTGTATTTTTTCCCCTATTTGCTCCTGCAGCCTCAAGTCTGTCCAGTCCAAGCAGAGTGGGAAATACACACTCAGACAGCTTCAGCACTGTCCGCCtggtaagtgtgtgtatgtatgtgtgtatgcgtgtgggTCCATATACAGTATGCGTTTAAGTGTGTCCGTTTGTGGACTTATATGCTTTTGTCTGAATCGTCGAAGCCAATTTGCTGCCTGAGTAAATTTGCTGCCTGGGAGGTGAGATGATGCTGATACAGTGACAAGACCTCACACAGTGATAGTCATTCAGGGATTTAAATATGCTTTTACAAGCATACATGATGCAGTGCAGACTGTGAACTCATTACAATAAAGTGAGGCTCTGTTTAATGAGGTTTACAACAGAATAATTCAGCACCAATAAGAGCAAACAGAGGCAgcctcattttgtttgtcatttggccttttttttgtaGCCATGTCAATGTTTGGTCagttttgacaaaaatgaaatatctcaacaccaATTGGATGAGTCGCCATGAATTTTTGCACAGACGTCCATGGTTTCCAgtttccagaggatgaactatttgtggttttgagtgaaatatctcaactactaATGGATAGATTGTAATGGagtttggtgcagacattcatgttcccctcaggatgaattgtaataatcaTCGGACGTTTCCTGTAGCGCCCTCATCTggtcaaatatttaatttgtccaatactttggtttatgaccaaatacctgcaaaactaatgacattctcatcagcctcagcagtacTTGTGTTCATTGCTAATgagcaagtgttagcatgctaaagccctaaactgagatggtgaacatggtcaacattatacctgctaaacatcagcatgctgttgtagcagcattgtcattgtgagcacgctagcatgctgacgttagcatttagctgaaagtgtacagcctcacagagctgctatcCTGGCCGTAGGCTTAAAAACATGTCCACTCTCATCTGCCCATTTTCCCTTCAACCATGCAGctaaccaaaataaaacaacagatttaaatgaaatgaaattgcatGGATTTACACACAATtgtcacaaacaaaaacccactaGCACAGAACCAGCTGCAGgtatgaacatggtaaacactatacatgctaaacatgttagcatgttagcgttatcattgtgagaatgtgatgttagcatttagctcaaagcactgcagaGTTgtcagcatggctgtagactctttatACAGGACATTTTCTTGGATACATAGAACAAACAGTGGCTGTAGCGctcagagcagcttctttcatTTCCAGCCACCATGCTGACCGTCAACCCTGCACAGAAGAGCAAGAAAAGACACTTCCTCTGTGTAGGATTACCACAGTTAACAATAACTAACACAGACTtcagaaaaatgtccatcttcTCAGCTTAATTTGACTTGCTGACTCACCATTTTGATGAGTCTAATCACTTATTAGTGACAGGAAGGTGTGTCTCATTGACAGATCCGCCCTCCTCTCAGGGACCAGCTGCACTGAGGAATGATCTCTGCATTTACTTGTGGCAGATTCATCCTGCTGTGGCTGAGGAAAATGGCAACCTACTGTTTTCACaatagaaaagaaatgacatggGAACCGCTTCAGATCTAATGTAGTAAAGTAGTTTAGTATTATTGATATTTTTTGCAAAGTATTATCTGTTTAACCAGCAGTTACTTATGCACTGTTCAGACACAGTGTAGGTGTTAGGGTTGTTGATATTCCTTACAGTGTAGCTATAAAGCTATTGTAGCGCAGGTCTTATGTCCTCTAGACCTGAGCAGGCAATCAATGTTGTCTTTATGGCATTGCAGGTCCTTGATCCAGAGAGGGAGGGCAGGTCTGGCCCCTTGTTAATGCAGTTTTACTGGGATAAAAGGCAACTAAGGAATGGCCATAATAAGAGGCTGCGATGTTTGCCCCCTCTACTAGCAAAATGAAACTTCAGACATGGTAAGATCAAATACATCCCCTCACAGACCTGGTAGATGTTAagatatattcatattcagatACACTAGAGAAGTGCAGAGTGCTTAGCTTTTGTGTTATTAGTCTAGATCTGCCTTGGGTTGTGTCTGTATTGATCCTCCCTCtaacacaaatttaaaaaagtaaacaccACAGGGGCAGCAGCAGTAAGATGCTGAGTCTGgcaaatattattatttgaaagACAGCCGGTGTATACTAACAAGCTGAAAACTTTATTTAGGGTAACGAACACCCAGTtgttaaaactaaataaataaataaaaaacacaccagcagcacctaaagtaacatacatacagtacatatacacgTAACGAAAGGTCTCTAAATTAATACAATatagaaacatttaagaatTTCATGGTTCCTCTGAGATACCACAGTGAGActaaaaaaacagtcaaaagtcTTTAATCAATCGATTGATCAAGTTAGTCAAATTAAATAACTGCTGCTGAATTGATGATTCTTCGTTACACTTAAAtgaatagttcgacattttgggaaaaaaaacacttatttgctttctagcAGAGAGTTTGAAGAGgagattgatacctctctcgTATTTGTTCATCAGATAGGAAGCTAcagtagccagttagcttagcttagcataaagaaacagaaagaaacagctagcctgactctgtccaaaggtgaagCAGCGAACAGCACCATAAAGCCCACTAATATTTTATAATTCTAATCATATCTCATTcatttaatctgtacaaaaacatcacaacaaaagtgtaaaaacaataatttgccGTCTTATCTGActatttcttcttcctctttctggtCTTCCCCAGAATCTGCATACAGTTTACTGCTGGCGTAACTCCAATGAGGCCCAGATGCGGTACGAGCTCAGATAAGATGCTCGTCTATAAGAGGTTTTTAATTCTCGGGACAGTTTTATGATGCAGGGTTTCAATGACCCAACTGGGGACT is a window of Enoplosus armatus isolate fEnoArm2 chromosome 3, fEnoArm2.hap1, whole genome shotgun sequence DNA encoding:
- the ccdc174 gene encoding coiled-coil domain-containing protein 174 isoform X1 is translated as MDKKKKPFDVTASSLVDLKAELYRKQEQFKQEKLGQENAGGAGFASKSKVKKPNVWSKQNAGVSARAGKDAEQLAEEQSSLDTAKRKLEEKAKLYEQMTKGDFPDEETEGLFLVDFTQKIINKKRETLAQKETERDDNERDNLSAVPPPQNPNEEWVDYVDALGRSRRCMKKDLPDFKKMDQDLKGKASADKTLLSEDMRRELQRQEWEREEEEAMKRPVGPLHFEDIKGQEARELGVGYFAFSQDEEQRRKQRETLDMLRDQTTEQRTKREQLKEKRQSILQARLAKLRQRKMKKAKLDGTEDELRTEEHEAEEGGGELIGPSPPPEDSPEVSTVKKVEVEIQERKDTKPGVPHVREWDRGKEFMFSEWKTRRRDERESEFAPPSAYFAEGKIQKPEKNKTQENKSKMSFKWTKGSGGISESKEEPQPQPKTAPSPPQPQQSPPTPSQAQTTSQSSPSDRPADSAPASAPPLNPQYPPPPFPSQFAGPPHLLPPFPQQYPPQYPPQYPPQYPPQYPPQYPPHYPPQYSPQYPPQYPPQYPPHYPPQLQSQSQPQPPPQPADSSQAQRPAQSLDDMLSFYRNTS
- the ccdc174 gene encoding coiled-coil domain-containing protein 174 isoform X2, which encodes MDKKKKPFDVTASSLVDLKAELYRKQEQFKQEKLGQENAGGAGFASKSKVKKPNVWSKQNAGVSARAGKDAEQLAEEQSSLDTAKRKLEEKAKLYEQMTKGDFPDEETEGLFLVDFTQKIINKKRETLAQKETERDDNERDNLSAVPPPQNPNEEWVDYVDALGRSRRCMKKDLPDFKKMDQDLKGKASADKTLLSEDMRRELQRQEWEREEEEAMKRPVGPLHFEDIKGQEARELGVGYFAFSQDEEQRRKQRETLDMLRDQTTEQRTKREQLKEKRQSILQARLAKLRQRKMKKAKLDGTEDELRTEEHEEEGGGELIGPSPPPEDSPEVSTVKKVEVEIQERKDTKPGVPHVREWDRGKEFMFSEWKTRRRDERESEFAPPSAYFAEGKIQKPEKNKTQENKSKMSFKWTKGSGGISESKEEPQPQPKTAPSPPQPQQSPPTPSQAQTTSQSSPSDRPADSAPASAPPLNPQYPPPPFPSQFAGPPHLLPPFPQQYPPQYPPQYPPQYPPQYPPQYPPHYPPQYSPQYPPQYPPQYPPHYPPQLQSQSQPQPPPQPADSSQAQRPAQSLDDMLSFYRNTS